The following proteins come from a genomic window of Methanobacterium bryantii:
- the nrdD gene encoding anaerobic ribonucleoside-triphosphate reductase translates to MKDMRAMAALPTQAKTCVLKNNGIYEKFSYEKIVKSCLMVGASLWAAEKIATDVATAVYNGISTAEIKILVHDSLKKIDGKAAGKYLAANQLKVRTTRDTIEPFDKSKIEKTLIVETHASEDLAGEIATDACKELKKLDVEYLTAPMIREIVNTKLVEHGLETLRRKYTRVGIPVYNITNLIKNGSRDNANMIHNPETVHKYVADEALKQYALLHILPNELADAHMGGDIHIHDLEFFAGRPINCLQHDLRVFIKNGLKVDGTGDHTSVAGPPNHIETLMNHTGEIMLAAQQNMSGGQSMSLWNVFVAPFAAGLPYEKVKQAVQMLIYNLNMAYAARGSQVPFTSLNLEFTVPDFLKDEPAYGPKGKRVGTYGDFEEETRLLQRAFTETLLDGDSEGKPHLFPNTIYVLRKECLKEEFDEDIRRVHELSAKFGTSYFINMLPDYRGNLANYMGCRTSLNDNWTGDWSQDCFRTGNLAYVTLNLPRIAYNSKDDSDIFEYLDSYMNLAERTLMLRREQALNCLNDYNLLPFLSQKLNDEEKGTYYKIENSTMSFGFVGLNEMLRSYLGAGIEDKGANQFGLRVIDYINERAAKLKDETGLRWSVLQTPAESTAYRFATLDMEKYRDKIIAQGDEKTAYYTNSSHVPVNADILLPEKVKIESQYHSKTLGGHIFHAFMGESYSDPDALMSLTDKIARKSDIGFWAYSSALSFCLKCKTLMKGLQDNCATCGEQKEVEWYDRITGYVQQVGRSRSASGGWNPGKMQELLDRKRF, encoded by the coding sequence ATGAAGGACATGCGTGCTATGGCGGCACTGCCTACACAGGCTAAAACGTGCGTCCTGAAAAACAATGGAATATACGAAAAATTCAGCTATGAAAAAATAGTCAAATCGTGTCTTATGGTGGGAGCTTCACTTTGGGCTGCAGAAAAGATTGCAACAGACGTAGCAACAGCAGTCTATAACGGTATCTCCACTGCAGAAATTAAGATACTGGTTCATGATTCCCTTAAAAAAATTGATGGGAAAGCTGCCGGTAAATATTTAGCAGCTAACCAATTAAAGGTCAGGACTACCAGGGATACAATAGAACCATTTGATAAAAGTAAGATTGAAAAGACACTTATTGTGGAAACGCATGCTTCAGAAGATCTTGCTGGAGAAATTGCAACAGATGCATGTAAAGAACTTAAAAAACTCGATGTTGAATACCTGACAGCGCCGATGATCAGGGAAATTGTAAACACCAAACTTGTGGAACACGGTCTTGAGACATTAAGGCGGAAGTATACAAGGGTTGGTATACCTGTCTACAATATAACTAACCTCATAAAGAACGGCTCCAGAGATAATGCAAATATGATCCATAATCCTGAGACTGTTCATAAATATGTTGCAGATGAAGCACTCAAGCAGTACGCATTGTTACACATACTTCCAAATGAACTTGCAGATGCTCACATGGGTGGGGACATACATATACACGATCTTGAATTCTTTGCAGGACGCCCAATAAACTGCCTGCAGCATGATCTGAGGGTATTTATAAAAAATGGACTTAAAGTAGATGGTACTGGGGACCATACTTCAGTTGCAGGCCCTCCAAATCATATTGAAACACTAATGAACCATACTGGAGAGATAATGCTTGCAGCTCAGCAGAACATGAGCGGTGGTCAATCCATGAGCCTATGGAACGTGTTTGTAGCTCCGTTTGCGGCAGGCTTACCTTATGAGAAGGTAAAACAGGCAGTTCAAATGTTGATATACAACCTGAACATGGCTTACGCTGCAAGAGGTTCGCAGGTTCCATTTACAAGTCTCAACCTTGAATTTACAGTCCCTGACTTCTTAAAGGATGAACCAGCTTATGGGCCTAAAGGAAAACGTGTAGGAACATACGGTGACTTCGAGGAAGAAACAAGATTACTTCAGCGTGCATTCACTGAAACTCTCCTTGATGGGGATTCAGAAGGTAAACCGCATCTCTTCCCAAATACAATATATGTTTTAAGAAAAGAATGCTTAAAAGAAGAATTTGATGAAGATATAAGGCGTGTACACGAGCTTTCAGCTAAATTTGGAACATCTTACTTCATAAACATGCTGCCTGATTACAGGGGAAATCTCGCTAATTATATGGGATGCAGAACATCTTTAAACGATAATTGGACTGGTGACTGGTCTCAAGACTGTTTCAGGACAGGAAACCTTGCATATGTTACCCTGAACCTTCCGAGGATTGCCTACAATTCCAAAGATGACAGCGATATATTTGAATACCTTGACTCTTATATGAATCTTGCAGAGCGGACACTGATGCTCAGGAGAGAACAGGCTTTAAATTGTCTTAATGATTATAATCTACTTCCATTCCTATCACAAAAGTTAAATGATGAAGAAAAGGGTACTTATTACAAAATAGAAAACTCTACAATGTCATTTGGTTTTGTTGGGCTTAATGAGATGCTCAGATCTTATTTAGGTGCAGGAATTGAAGATAAGGGTGCCAATCAGTTTGGACTTAGGGTAATTGACTATATAAATGAGAGAGCGGCCAAGTTGAAGGATGAAACAGGACTTAGGTGGAGTGTTCTCCAGACACCTGCAGAATCCACAGCTTACAGGTTTGCAACCCTCGATATGGAAAAATACAGGGACAAAATTATTGCTCAAGGGGACGAAAAAACTGCATACTACACCAATTCGTCCCACGTACCGGTTAATGCAGATATTTTACTCCCAGAAAAAGTTAAAATCGAGTCTCAATACCACTCCAAGACCCTTGGAGGGCATATATTCCATGCATTCATGGGAGAATCCTATTCAGACCCAGATGCACTCATGAGCCTCACAGATAAGATAGCCAGAAAATCAGATATTGGATTCTGGGCTTACAGCTCAGCATTGAGCTTCTGTCTGAAATGTAAAACCTTGATGAAAGGTTTACAGGACAACTGTGCAACCTGCGGTGAACAGAAAGAAGTTGAATGGTACGACCGTATAACTGGATATGTTCAACAGGTGGGAAGGTCTAGATCTGCTTCTGGCGGATGGAACCCTGGTAAGATGCAGGAACTGTTGGACAGAAAACGGTTCTAA
- a CDS encoding ATP cone domain-containing protein, which produces MKDMRAMAALPTQAKTCVLKNNGIYEEFNPKKIIKSCLNVGVPRWIAEQISIDILKKLKKLNLDYVSTTLIHEIVSISIRAYGFEFLEQENNEYEFDSSETHLKFFISGNNPGIGWYRCIECDNYVFISKNRDILTNCTVCDGYQFRLI; this is translated from the coding sequence ATGAAGGACATGCGTGCTATGGCGGCACTGCCTACACAGGCTAAAACGTGCGTCCTGAAAAACAATGGAATATATGAAGAATTCAACCCTAAGAAAATAATTAAATCGTGTCTTAATGTAGGAGTTCCGCGTTGGATTGCGGAACAAATTTCAATAGACATATTGAAAAAACTTAAAAAATTAAATTTGGATTATGTATCTACTACATTAATCCATGAAATTGTAAGTATAAGCATTAGGGCATATGGATTTGAGTTTTTAGAGCAAGAAAATAATGAATATGAATTTGATAGCTCTGAAACTCATCTTAAATTCTTTATATCTGGAAATAATCCAGGTATAGGGTGGTATCGTTGCATAGAGTGTGATAATTATGTTTTTATATCTAAAAATAGAGATATACTAACTAATTGTACCGTATGTGATGGATATCAATTTAGGCTTATTTAA
- the polC gene encoding DNA polymerase II large subunit yields MGYFETLEEETEKLYAIARKARLKGNDMEMEPEIPLAKDLSERVEGLVGPKGVAKRIKELEKEWSSREEVAFQVAREIVITPDEEGKEDPIEVKELKADQALRTALAILTEGVVAAPLEGIAKVKIKQNFDSTWYFAVYFAGPIRSAGGTAAAMAVLIGEYIRLSAGLDVYKPTDMEIERYVEEVELYESEVTNLQYSPTPDEVRLAVKSIPVEVTGEATDQIEVSHRDLERVETNSIRGGALLAIAEGVIQKAPKVMKYASKLKIDGWDWLDKFSKGNTKSDDEDKGAPKVNDKYMRDIIGGRPVLSYPMAKGGFRLRYGRSRNSGLAAMGISPLTMEIVEFLAVGTQMKIERPGKGMCVVPCDTIDGPIVKLRNGDVIKVESIAQAKEIRKDVTEILFLGDILVAFGEFLRNNHVLLPSAWCEEWWVKTVQESEEYSEDTGPDLSLETINDISSEEAFELSRKYNVPLHPEYTYFYHDVSCFDLNTLRSWLYKNYDESSIENGLILDMEPPKRILEVIGVPHSVQDNKVIINHDHTNALISTLAEPLDAQKDITTLEALNEVSPVKIMAKAPTYIGTRVGRPEKTKERKMKPAPHGLFPIGTNGGSRRNIIEAAKKGSIFVDISRCKCTECGVSSFHAKCPVCGARTEPTGATKKKINLASLLKKAYENAGVRRLDEIKGVVGMISEEKYPEPLEKAILRAKNDVFAFKDATIRHDSTDLPITHFIPKEVGVTPEKLIELGYTHDCYGNPLERDDQIIEIKIQDIIISDNCAEYFIRVSKFIDDLLENYYELDRFYNIKEVEDLVGHLVVGLAPHTSAGVLGRVVGFTKAACCYAHPYFHSAKRRNCDSDEDAVMLLLDALINFSKIFLPSSRGGKMDAPLVLSSRIDPEEIDDESHNIDAMATLPLELYEKSLGFAKPSDVISVIDNVKKRLGTEDQYQGLMFSHNTSSIHSGPKLCLYKMLPTMKEKVEEQVKIAEKIRAVDQKGVVEGVLQSHFLPDMAGNSRAFSRQKVRCTKCNKKYRRIPLSGECTCGSNLILSISKGSVVKYLEISKELAKRYPIDTYLVQRIEILESGINSLFESDKSKQSSLDVFL; encoded by the coding sequence ATGGGGTATTTCGAGACTTTAGAAGAGGAAACGGAAAAATTGTATGCTATAGCTAGAAAGGCACGGCTTAAAGGTAATGACATGGAAATGGAGCCGGAGATACCTCTTGCAAAGGATTTATCAGAGCGAGTAGAAGGGTTAGTTGGCCCAAAAGGCGTTGCAAAAAGGATTAAAGAATTAGAAAAGGAATGGTCATCAAGGGAAGAAGTGGCATTTCAAGTAGCAAGAGAAATTGTAATAACGCCTGATGAGGAAGGTAAGGAAGACCCAATTGAAGTTAAAGAACTGAAAGCTGACCAGGCACTGCGTACTGCCCTTGCTATCTTAACTGAAGGGGTAGTTGCTGCACCTCTGGAGGGAATCGCAAAGGTTAAAATTAAACAGAACTTTGATAGTACATGGTATTTTGCAGTTTATTTTGCAGGACCTATAAGAAGCGCTGGGGGAACCGCCGCAGCAATGGCAGTTCTAATTGGGGAGTATATAAGACTTTCCGCAGGGCTCGATGTTTACAAACCTACAGACATGGAAATTGAAAGGTACGTGGAAGAAGTTGAGCTTTATGAATCAGAGGTTACTAATCTCCAGTATTCGCCGACCCCTGATGAAGTAAGGCTTGCAGTTAAAAGTATCCCTGTAGAAGTAACTGGAGAAGCTACAGACCAGATAGAAGTTTCGCACCGTGATTTAGAGCGTGTTGAAACTAACAGTATTAGGGGAGGAGCTCTCCTTGCGATAGCTGAAGGAGTTATACAGAAAGCTCCAAAAGTCATGAAATATGCCAGTAAATTGAAAATAGACGGTTGGGACTGGCTGGATAAGTTTTCAAAAGGAAACACCAAGTCAGATGATGAAGATAAAGGTGCTCCTAAGGTAAATGATAAATATATGAGAGATATTATTGGTGGAAGGCCTGTTTTATCATATCCAATGGCAAAAGGTGGTTTTAGATTAAGATATGGGCGTTCAAGAAATTCAGGACTGGCTGCAATGGGTATAAGCCCATTAACCATGGAAATTGTAGAATTCCTGGCGGTTGGGACCCAGATGAAGATTGAAAGGCCAGGTAAAGGAATGTGCGTTGTCCCATGTGATACCATAGACGGCCCAATTGTTAAATTAAGAAATGGGGATGTCATTAAAGTTGAATCCATAGCCCAGGCGAAGGAAATTAGAAAGGATGTAACAGAAATCCTGTTTTTAGGGGATATACTTGTAGCATTTGGTGAATTTTTAAGGAATAACCATGTGCTGTTACCATCTGCATGGTGTGAAGAGTGGTGGGTTAAAACGGTCCAAGAATCGGAGGAGTATTCGGAAGATACTGGTCCTGATTTAAGCCTGGAAACGATTAATGATATTAGTTCTGAAGAGGCATTTGAACTGTCAAGAAAATACAATGTTCCACTGCATCCAGAATACACTTATTTTTACCACGATGTTTCCTGTTTTGATTTAAATACGCTCCGAAGCTGGTTGTATAAAAATTATGATGAGTCTTCCATAGAAAATGGCTTAATATTGGATATGGAACCGCCTAAGAGGATTTTAGAAGTTATAGGTGTTCCTCATAGTGTTCAAGACAATAAAGTGATAATAAATCACGACCATACAAATGCGCTGATCAGCACTCTTGCTGAGCCTTTAGATGCGCAAAAAGATATTACAACCTTAGAAGCGCTTAATGAGGTATCTCCTGTTAAAATAATGGCGAAAGCACCTACTTATATAGGTACAAGGGTGGGACGGCCAGAAAAGACGAAGGAAAGGAAAATGAAACCTGCACCTCATGGGCTGTTCCCTATAGGCACCAATGGTGGAAGCAGGCGTAACATTATTGAAGCGGCTAAAAAAGGAAGTATATTTGTTGACATTTCAAGATGTAAATGTACTGAATGTGGAGTAAGTTCATTCCATGCTAAATGCCCTGTATGCGGAGCAAGAACAGAACCAACAGGTGCTACAAAGAAAAAGATTAATTTGGCGAGTTTACTTAAAAAAGCATATGAAAATGCTGGAGTTAGAAGATTGGATGAAATAAAAGGGGTAGTAGGGATGATATCTGAGGAAAAATACCCTGAACCCCTTGAGAAAGCTATACTCCGGGCTAAAAATGATGTATTTGCATTTAAAGATGCCACAATAAGGCATGATTCTACTGATCTGCCTATCACACATTTCATACCTAAAGAAGTTGGGGTAACTCCAGAAAAGCTGATTGAACTTGGATATACTCATGATTGTTATGGGAATCCACTTGAACGTGATGATCAAATCATTGAAATAAAGATTCAGGATATAATAATCTCAGATAATTGTGCAGAATACTTTATAAGGGTTTCAAAATTTATAGATGATCTGCTTGAAAACTACTACGAACTGGATAGATTTTATAATATTAAGGAAGTAGAGGACCTGGTTGGACATTTAGTGGTAGGTCTTGCACCTCACACTTCTGCAGGCGTTTTAGGAAGGGTTGTTGGGTTTACAAAGGCAGCATGCTGCTATGCACATCCATATTTCCACTCTGCAAAAAGAAGAAACTGTGACAGTGATGAAGATGCAGTAATGCTGCTTTTAGACGCATTAATCAATTTTTCAAAGATATTCCTTCCAAGTTCAAGGGGAGGAAAGATGGACGCGCCACTGGTTCTGTCATCAAGGATAGATCCAGAAGAAATCGACGATGAATCGCATAATATCGATGCAATGGCCACACTTCCGCTGGAACTCTATGAAAAAAGTCTTGGATTTGCTAAACCTTCAGATGTCATTTCAGTTATAGATAATGTTAAGAAAAGGCTTGGTACAGAGGACCAGTATCAGGGCCTTATGTTTTCACATAATACTTCAAGCATCCACAGCGGCCCAAAACTATGTCTTTACAAGATGCTTCCCACCATGAAGGAAAAGGTGGAAGAACAGGTTAAAATTGCCGAAAAGATAAGGGCTGTTGACCAGAAAGGAGTTGTAGAGGGTGTTCTTCAGTCTCACTTTTTACCTGACATGGCTGGAAATTCAAGGGCATTTTCCAGACAGAAAGTTAGATGTACTAAGTGCAACAAAAAGTATAGACGAATACCACTTTCTGGAGAATGTACCTGCGGCTCAAATTTGATACTCAGCATATCCAAGGGTTCAGTTGTTAAGTACCTTGAAATTTCAAAGGAACTGGCTAAAAGGTATCCGATTGACACTTACCTTGTTCAAAGGATAGAAATTCTTGAATCAGGAATAAATTCGTTGTTTGAAAGTGATAAATCAAAGCAAAGTTCGCTGGATGTATTTTTATAA